ACTTCAGGGAACTGAACTGGCATTGCCTTTCGATCACTGAAATTTATAGATCGACCTTCAAAAGGTATTATCGTTAAAACAATTGTAAATCgtggtaattaatttttattattaaaatattgtttttattttttcgtcaattacttaaattttaaatttgattgtatAAAAATCATCTTAAATGGCCTATCTCGTTCCAGTAATAATTTTAAGCAAATGTATGGATAAATTccaagattttattattattaccaaattagaatattatattttaaaataggatTCCATCCACTTTCTGTAACCGATTCATGTCCATGGCTGCGCCCAAGTTGAATTGAAGTCAGCCCATAAGTGTGGCCAAGGACATCCATCGGCTACAGAATGTATAGTGGCTGGTAAAGTATTTAGCTTCGAtcatgtatgtattttattttatatatgtagatATACGCCTTCGCGGACAGTATTGTAAatgatgtaatttttaatttttataaagaaaaatatttttttattggatgtaaataattagaaaaataaatagttatattttttaaagagtaaaatttttattgattcataATAACAAAATAGTAGGTAAACCATTCCTGAAAAAAGAACATCTACTTGGGGATAATCCATTTGGGATTATCAATCATAGTTTACAATGGACGTGGATTTTAACTGTAGTATGGTATGAATGAATAATATGCTCTCTAAGTACCCAATTAAGGGTACATTTTCAGGAACATAATTTTgtgttattcaatttttgtttcaacCCCACGTTCTACgataataattgatataaataaaaatttgggtGTTTTGTCCAATATGCCAGAACGCTATAAAGACATATGgcgttttatattcaaatataccaaatacaaatttaaattgacCTAAGTAGGAACTACACAAGTAATCAGGAGAATGTATAGCTCGTCTTTACTCTTCTGGATGCCTCACGTTGTTATATTAccggattttttttatttaagtataatatCTAGTTGTTCCAGAAATACTAAACTTTCATTTATCGATACTCAAACAGTGTTCACTATGGTGCGACGCATTTGAAAATAGATCAAACACGCCGGAAGATAATAAATCAAGCAATGAATAGACATATGTTATCGGTCGATTTAATACACGATTGGGCTAATTTGGTTTCCTAGCTTGGTCCAACGCTCGACAATATTCACTATAATTGAACCAATATTAGCTGTGTTCTTATTTGCTCTATAGGTAACAATCTATGAGTATGATTCTATCcttccatatttaaaaaaatttacataaagcAATTTGGGAACAGTacaaataattactttaatgCAGACTAAACCAAAATCTATAGGTTTCTAATTTTCCTTTTTGTGTGACTGAAATTACAACTTGGCTGGAACATGATGATGCATAATGAGCAAATTTTGTGGCATAATTAACAGTGTCTTTTAACAGGCGACGTAACTATTGCAAAACAGTAAAACACAGTATTTCTGTTAAATaagcatttaatttttctatattactaatacaaacaataatttatattaattactaaaatactaTCTTATGAATTTCTAATTCGTTTACGGAATTTTACACGTATCGGTTTTTCGGTTCGCATTACTAAATCACAAAGTAATGTTATTGATTCTGGTGTATCAATTGGCTCCAATatgtaatttaacaaaatatttgatattattgattttatttgaagtaTGGCAAATTTTTGACctacaaataaattatcaataaattaatgaaactgACTAAATTATGGATCGGACTGACTTTCTGATAGCACTTTTagattatccattttaaaagaATGGCGAAACGAATAAACgaacaaagaaaatttataattaccaATACAATTTCTGGGTCCAGCACTAAATGGAACATAGGAAAACGGATGTCGCTTTGCACAATTTTCATCAGTAAATCGTTCtggaataaatttttctggTTCAGGCCAATATTCGGGGTCACGATGTAAATCGTATATATGCACATTACACAACAAACCTTTTGGCAATACTAATCCATcctctaaaaacaaaataattctcTAAAAAACAAAACTCCAAATTTTGAAGATGGCGTTATGTCTTCGCCTGGATATTTGCAGAAATACAGGTATCTACTACTTATTACTTATAGCCTCTTATagggttaaaaaatgttttttcataaaattatatggcaaaaattatattttccagaGCTAGAAAGTTTGTACATCATTGCCTCACATTGGACATTGGAATACCTGCACCAAATAAGTATACTTACTTAATTCTAACGGTTCAGTTAAAGTACGAGCAATAAATGGCACAGAAGGATACAGTCTCAATGTTTCTTTTATACACATTTCTAAATACTTTAATGATTGCAAGTCAGTATATGATATTTTAGATATATCTTCTCCAACCACACTGTACAATTCTTCCAGAATTTTATCCTGGACTTTTGTATGATTTGCTAAAAGCATTAACATATTCACTATTGCAACCGATGTAGTATCATGAccctgaaaatttaaaaaaaaaattatttttgtaaagcaAAAATTGGTGATGTCACCAGTCCTGAAAGGCTGGAACAATATTTtacgaattaaatttaaattttagtgcgGACCGTcatcaaattagcaacgagtaacatacactatTAGAgaaattacgattagctaatgcaaactgatgatgactacatggggccaaaatcgaaattaattcgaaatatcCGAGAGttactcttatttattatctttgataatatttataatgctTTACGAAATAAATTGAACTCAAAATAAGTCGGTTTAGGTAAAACTTTATTAGGAAGATGCTCCGTTTGGGAGCTAGGGAGTCTTAAAGTTGAAACTAGGAATTCGttgttctttttataaatatataaaaatagattacACATTTTTGATAAACTTGGTATAGAGGCACTATTTATCAGATAGACTTCTATCCCTGGAAACATTTAAGGAAACCTTAAGGAACGAAGGAGGGTAGAACCTTAAGGATCTTTGATACGCTTCTAAACTTCATTTGAAATTTAGGGACAATATTTCTCACCGATTCAACCATCCCTGCAAAGCGGCAAggagattataaaaattttggagtattgatttcaaaactagaaagtacaagtttttaaACGAGCTAGCTATTGCGGTTCCttcaaattcaatgatttttcgaATAGATACAGTTTgaaatttggttttaaaaaaaatggttgcatttttttaaatagactaataggggatcggactgaagtttttttatcacttcaaatGGCGAATTCTCGAAAActaagaggaagatacccactagtgatgTCAtatgtgggtatcgccatagagattacatttCAAACTTTGTTTGGTTAAAAGGAAATGAGCAACCTTGGAATGGAAATCGCCATTGAgattacatttaaaactttgttttgttaaaaggaaATGGGCAACCTTGGATTGCAATATTCaacctaaattaaattttaattttaatgttaaggAAACATTTTACCTCAAAAACAAACGTATCCACTTCTTCTTGAATACCCTTATAATCAATGTCACCATTAGTTTTCATGTGTAATATTAACAAATCTAACATTGAATACAATCTTCGTCCACTTGTTGTTTCGATTGTTGTATTATCTACTATATTAggatcccaagtttgtagccgTGACGTAATAATTTTCGAAGTGAAGGATCGTAACGTTTTTATGGTTTGCCGTACTTTAAATTTCAGAAGAGATAAATTAAGTAGAAAATCTGGAAAAACCCATGGGCGACATATACGATATACAACAATTTGGCCaaatctaaaacaaattatattaaagaaatttctgtgaattaatataaagaatgattcaaaaacaattttacaaactTCTTGTATTCTTTTCtccaaaagaagaaaaataacctCATATAAATAGATTTCCCGGGTCccgaaaattttacattatttcttAGTTTATTACTTAACTCATATATACGTATTCTATGTATAGGTTGAATGAGATGGATATACTTGATAGTGCATTTCTCGAGGGTTTAAACTACTGTCATTTTGACCTTAGATTTTTCATCCTCGTCAAATTGATGTCTGAGAAATTCATCTTTTAACATATCGTCGTCGATCTTTTTGCCCCTGGTTGTTCCTTGTCAACcattaaatatgcaaaaattcacatatattatacacaaattaattaaacattgtGTATGAAATGCCCAGTAGTTCTGCCAGTTAGCATGCCTCTAATGGGATCGAATTACGATGGGTCGGTGGGGTTTTTAGCTCTTACGTTAATTCTATGATTGAAATAGCCAGGCGTTTTTTGAGTTGGTCTCGCCTCTCATTGGATCGAGTTTAGCGATGGGTCTGGGAGGTTTTTGTGTTAACTTTGTGATTTGCCtgtaaacgattttttttcggatgaaatgacccaccaggaatggTATAATATCTCACTCCTGCACCAGCAAATTTGTACGGCTGGATACttactctgcataagtattcgaagcgaattacataaatgccgtacagaaataaatcacataGTGCTTCGGAAATTGATTTCGCTTtgaatttataaagaatttgtACCCAGCAACGCCGTATACATATTTGCTGGTATAGGGGTGAGACATCAAGAGGTGTGATATTCATATACTCATCTGCAGTACCGCACAAAATTGACGCCATGGTACTTACTTTTCATATAGAAACATCTGATGGGTCATTTCACTAGAAATAATTTATCACCAGCTTGTAGTCTATTAGAAGCTGATCAATGTCTAGATTTTGATTGACTTTTTATTAAGATAGATAGCTTCGACAAATTTCCTGTATTACTTACTTATGTATTGCTTTTTTATAATTGGAAAATTCTGCACTTGTAGATTCAAATTTACAACCCAATGTTGTATCTAAAAAATAAGCAATACAGATTTAATTTCACCTTCCAGATATAAGACTTCAGATAGGTACATCAAAAGTAAAGGTTTTATTGAAGTATTATGTTGATTGTTGGAAATCTAGTTTGTTTAGTCAtccatttatttgaatttatttttattttttttgtgggaGAGTGTAATTCTAAAAGTAttgcaacaataaaaattattttgcaagctattttctcttttttaatcTAATCCGAAAAAGTAGATCCGGAAAAAagagaccgaaaattttatcgACCCGGAGTAttattgtaattacgagttggttgggttgtgcttgtcgactatagaggagttggttgggttctgaagtttttagcccttgcattcaaaaatgagacactattacagaattttttttcgttctttCAGGGACTATTTTCTCCTAAATCTACTATTTTCTCCCATTTCAAATTTTAGGGTACTTAGAATTATagttgcaaacaaaattttaaaatccaataGCGTTAAAATCATTTCAACTTTCTAAAACAGTAACATAATCTGCCAATGAGCAACATGAGTGTTTATAAAATGAGTTATGGAAATAATACTTACCACATAAAGTATGCAATGCATAATCGTTAATATATTCCACAACATTTGTGTACAGTTTATCACATTCCTTTGATAAATTTCGAACAGCTAATTtactattttcttcaaaaatattggCGAATTGTTTTAAGATTGTGAAATGAAATGCTGGCGTTAACATTTTACGGCGTATACGCCAATAATCGCCTaatgacaaaattatttcttaaatatatattttcgttcgtttactttttaaaagtaaaaacaaaaaaaatattctttttaataattcatttctaGATTCAAGAAAGAAGACGATAAGAGATATAGAAACAGAAAAAAGGCAAGATGGTTTTATTAAACATGATAATGAATTACATTATTGTATACTACTACTATTCTGTTTCTAAATTTGTTTGCTTTCTCAAAGTTTTTCGCTTTTTTCGAGCTCATTTCCCTCTGTGCAACGAAGGAGAACACGTAGAGCATGTCATAATTTACTTTAAGGGGatcgaagaagaaaaaaaaaacttcagctCAGAGCATAGAAACAAAGAACCCGAAAGTCTCCATGATAATGAATCAGACCAAAATAGGGGGCTTAAGAAGTTTAGCGAAGTTTATTAAAGAGAAACAAATAtctatattgttaatttttgtccATTAATttgattacttattattattattattattattattgcgattattgttgttttgtatatgtatgttatattgtacattttttttatattgcttttctttaattgttatatttattgcttttaatatagtttattatttttactactgAATCTGATGAGTCTACaagtactttatttaatttatatgtaattgtTTATATATCTTCTTaagataaattgttaaaatcgaTGTACGATTAGAAACAATAACCCTTTAACTAATTAATAACTAATCAATCTCAAGTCGGCACTGCAAAGAAGTTGACATCAAGTCTGACCTATCAACTCAGAGAAAAAACTTTTTGCAATCAAATTCGCAACAAACTcatcaatatataaaattggtATTGTATTTTCTTATATTGATATTTACGATACTAATTATAT
This genomic interval from Chrysoperla carnea chromosome 1, inChrCarn1.1, whole genome shotgun sequence contains the following:
- the LOC123291795 gene encoding cytochrome P450 4C1-like, coding for MIVIVFSIIFLLLLIFQLVWWLVFSSKWSTEAINQLKQIPGPYEYPLFGNFFVLWGSRAEMWKSLRNCTKLYNGRYKLRMLHIVGINFAKPDDIEEILKSSTQLQKGFIYFLIKPWLQEGLLTSAGDYWRIRRKMLTPAFHFTILKQFANIFEENSKLAVRNLSKECDKLYTNVVEYINDYALHTLCDTTLGCKFESTSAEFSNYKKAIHKFGQIVVYRICRPWVFPDFLLNLSLLKFKVRQTIKTLRSFTSKIITSRLQTWDPNIVDNTTIETTSGRRLYSMLDLLILHMKTNGDIDYKGIQEEVDTFVFEGHDTTSVAIVNMLMLLANHTKVQDKILEELYSVVGEDISKISYTDLQSLKYLEMCIKETLRLYPSVPFIARTLTEPLELKDGLVLPKGLLCNVHIYDLHRDPEYWPEPEKFIPERFTDENCAKRHPFSYVPFSAGPRNCIGQKFAILQIKSIISNILLNYILEPIDTPESITLLCDLVMRTEKPIRVKFRKRIRNS